CGCCCCGCCGGCGCATTCGTCAAGGATGCCGAGGCCGTACAACTGACAACGAAACGCGACGGCAGTGTGACGTCCTACGACGTGCTCGTCCCGTGGCACCTCTTCCGCAATAGCGAGCGGCCCGACGTCCTGAGCCTCAACTTCGTCGTCAACGACAGCGACGAAGGCCAGCGCGAGGGGCTGATCCGTGTCGCTCCCGGCATCGACAGCGACAAGCGGACCGACGAGTTCCCGTCATTCTCGACGCGATGAGATGTGGATGGGGTCGCAGGGCTTCTGGGGAAACCTGGGAGCTTTGCTTCTGACGTCTGTTCAGTCGCCGGCATCGGCCGACGTGCTCGGCGTCTGGCGTTCGACGTCACGCTTGAGCTTCCGCATGCCGCGATCCACGCCGCGTGGCATAAGCGTGCCGATGCCGAGCAGGATCCGGTACGGCCGATTGGGCCAGACCTCGGCGGTGGGTTTTTGGATGGCTCGGCGCATGGCCGTTGCGACCTGCTCGGCCGTCTGGCTTCCGCCGCGACCGGCGAAGGTGTCGATCGCGACCTCGCCCTCGCGTTCCGCGACGTCGCCGAACTCCGTCTTCGTCCCGGCCGGGTGGACGCTGGTGACCGCGATGCCATCTTCGCCCAGCTCGACACGCAGCGCCTCGGCCAACGACAACTGGGCGGCCTTTGTCGCGGCGTAGGGCCCGAGGTACGGAATCCCGCGTCTTGCGGCGGCGCTGCTGACGAGCATGAGCTGGCCGCGCAGGCCGTCGCGTTCGGGCTGCTCGAGCATGCGTGGTACGGCGTGGTAGATCAGGTCGTGCGTGCCGTGAACGTTGGTGGCGAACATGCGGCGCACGTCGTCGGGCGTCTGCTTCCAAGAGAGCTGTGTGGCTCCGTAGCCAGCGTTGCACACGAGCACGTCGAGTCGGCCAAGGGCATCGAACGTGTCGTTGACGATGCGTTCGCACTCCTCTGCTGTGGAGACGTCGCCTGGAACGACCTCGACAAGGTCGCCGAGATCGCTTTTGAGGGCGTCGAGCTTTTCGCGCCGCCGGCCGTTGATGGCGACGCGAACGCCATGGCCGAGGAGGTCGCGTGCGAGGGCTTCGCCGATGCCGCTGGTGGAGCCACTGACCAGTGCCGTCATGCCGTCGAGGGTTCGCCGCATGCGAAGTCGTAGGGTGGCTCATGTTCACCGGCATCGTCGAACGAGCGGTCGAGGTCACTTCCGTTGAAGATCACAAAGGCGGACGACGCATCGCGCTGGGCCATCGCTGGGGTGACGAATCGCACGGCGAGAGCATCGCCGTCAACGGCTGCTGTCTGACGATCAGCGACATGGCCAGTGACAGTCTTGCCTTTGATGTCATTCGCGAGACGCTCGACAAGACCAACCTCGGCGACCTGTCCATCGGCGATCGCGTGCACGTCGAGCGGGCGCTTCGCGTGGGCGATCGCTTTGATGGTCACATCGTGCAAGGCCACGTCGACGGGCAGGCCGAACTGATCGACCGAACCGTGACGCCAGAGGAGTGGCGACTGCGTGTCCGACCGCCGAGCGAGCTGGTTCCGTTTGTTTTGACGAAAGGTTCTGTCTGCATTGACGGCGTGTCGCTGACGGTGGCGGGTCTCGGGCCAGACTGGTTCGAAGTTGCGCTGATTCCGACGACGCTCGATCTGACGGCGCTTGGCGAGCGCGAGGTCGGATGGCACTTCAACTTCGAGGCCGACGTCATGGCCAAGGGCGTTGTGGAGACGGTGCGACGTCTGTTCGCGTCGGGCGACTTATCGGCCGACGGGTTGCCCAGCGGCGACCTGTCGGCCATGATGCCGCGTCGGCGCGACGATGCCGACTGACCCGAACGGAGCTTTGTCATGGCAGACTTCCGCCCCACCATTGCCATCACGATGGGTGACCCGGCGGGCGTGGGGCCGGAGATCGTCGTCAAGACACTCGCCGATGCCGAGCTGCGTGCGAAGGCACGGTTCGTCATCTACGGACTCAACGAGCAGCTCACCTACGCCGCCGACCTCGCGGAGTTGGACGCCTTCTGGTGGCGCGACGCGTACAGCGGCCGGCAGCGTCGCTATGGACAGGACGTAGTCGCGATCGACTACGACCAGTTTGGCATGCTGGCGGGCGGCGTGCGTGGGCCGAGTCGCGAAGGCGGGAAGGCAAGCGTGCGGTTCTGCCTCGACGCCATCGCCGCCGCCAAGGCCGGTCTCGTCGACGCCGTGGTGACTGCACCGATCGCCAAGCGCAGCTGGCACATGGCCGGGTACAACTACCCGGGACACACGGAGCTCTTCGCCGAGAAGACGAGCAGCCGCGACTTCGCGATGATGTTCGCCGGCGGCCCGCTACGCGTCGCGCTGGCGACGACGCACGTCGGCATCAACGGGCTGTGGGGCCAGCTGCGCATCGGCAACATCTACCGGCCGATCGACCTGATGCACCGGGCGTTGGTCGACTGGTTCGACGTGCCCGAGCCGCGAATCGCCGTTTGCGGCCTGAATCCACACGCAGGTGAGAACGGTGCGTTCGGCGACGAGGAAGAACGCCTCATCGAGCCGGCGATGCAGATGGCTCGCAACAACGGCATCAACGTTCAAGGGCCTTTCCCGGCAGACACGATTTTCCTGCGTGCGCTCCGCGGCGAGTTCGACGCGGTCGTCGCGATGTATCACGACCAGGGCCTGATCCCCGTGAAGCTCGTCGGCAGCGGCAAGAGCGTCAACCTGACGCTGGGTCTGCCGATCGTCCGGACGAGCCCCGATCATGGCACCGCCTTCGACATCGCAGGCCGCAACGCGGCCGACGCGTCGAGCATGCGGAGTGCGGTCATGATGGCAATCGATCTGGCGACACGACGAAGCCGCAAAGAGCTCCCTGTCACTTCGGTGTGAAGCGTGTTGGACCGCCAATGACGTATTGAACTC
The DNA window shown above is from Planctomycetota bacterium and carries:
- a CDS encoding SDR family oxidoreductase → MRRTLDGMTALVSGSTSGIGEALARDLLGHGVRVAINGRRREKLDALKSDLGDLVEVVPGDVSTAEECERIVNDTFDALGRLDVLVCNAGYGATQLSWKQTPDDVRRMFATNVHGTHDLIYHAVPRMLEQPERDGLRGQLMLVSSAAARRGIPYLGPYAATKAAQLSLAEALRVELGEDGIAVTSVHPAGTKTEFGDVAEREGEVAIDTFAGRGGSQTAEQVATAMRRAIQKPTAEVWPNRPYRILLGIGTLMPRGVDRGMRKLKRDVERQTPSTSADAGD
- a CDS encoding riboflavin synthase, translating into MFTGIVERAVEVTSVEDHKGGRRIALGHRWGDESHGESIAVNGCCLTISDMASDSLAFDVIRETLDKTNLGDLSIGDRVHVERALRVGDRFDGHIVQGHVDGQAELIDRTVTPEEWRLRVRPPSELVPFVLTKGSVCIDGVSLTVAGLGPDWFEVALIPTTLDLTALGEREVGWHFNFEADVMAKGVVETVRRLFASGDLSADGLPSGDLSAMMPRRRDDAD
- the pdxA gene encoding 4-hydroxythreonine-4-phosphate dehydrogenase PdxA, encoding MADFRPTIAITMGDPAGVGPEIVVKTLADAELRAKARFVIYGLNEQLTYAADLAELDAFWWRDAYSGRQRRYGQDVVAIDYDQFGMLAGGVRGPSREGGKASVRFCLDAIAAAKAGLVDAVVTAPIAKRSWHMAGYNYPGHTELFAEKTSSRDFAMMFAGGPLRVALATTHVGINGLWGQLRIGNIYRPIDLMHRALVDWFDVPEPRIAVCGLNPHAGENGAFGDEEERLIEPAMQMARNNGINVQGPFPADTIFLRALRGEFDAVVAMYHDQGLIPVKLVGSGKSVNLTLGLPIVRTSPDHGTAFDIAGRNAADASSMRSAVMMAIDLATRRSRKELPVTSV